From a single Candidatus Brevundimonas phytovorans genomic region:
- a CDS encoding SDR family NAD(P)-dependent oxidoreductase, whose protein sequence is MSNDRKAFEGGVAVITGAGAGLGEGLARRAATLGMAVVVADIDEARALAVAADITAAGGAASAVKVDVSRPEELDRLADWVYARHDEVRLLINNAGVETIGNSWELSTELWERTLDINIHGVIHGVRAFTPRMLASPNKSYIANLASVGAFGQMPLQTAYIVTKHAVQAFTECLYLELQLKGAQIQVSSIIPGMVKTRIFNDARPAADPQAARHQEVMRQSMDAYGMDLGEACQVILEQVADGAFWVSTQPDMTQSIAGNRARFLTEREAPALTAETRALLDA, encoded by the coding sequence ATGAGCAATGATCGCAAGGCCTTTGAAGGCGGCGTGGCCGTGATCACCGGCGCCGGCGCCGGTCTGGGCGAGGGGCTGGCCCGTCGCGCGGCGACGCTCGGCATGGCCGTGGTGGTCGCTGACATTGACGAGGCGCGAGCGCTGGCCGTAGCAGCCGACATCACGGCGGCCGGCGGCGCAGCATCGGCCGTCAAGGTCGATGTGTCGCGTCCCGAGGAACTCGATCGTTTGGCCGACTGGGTCTACGCTCGCCACGACGAGGTCCGGCTGCTGATCAACAACGCCGGCGTGGAAACCATCGGCAATAGCTGGGAGCTGTCAACCGAGTTGTGGGAGCGCACCCTGGACATCAACATCCATGGGGTCATCCACGGCGTTCGCGCCTTTACGCCGCGCATGCTGGCCTCGCCGAACAAGTCCTATATCGCCAACCTGGCGTCCGTGGGCGCCTTTGGGCAGATGCCTCTGCAAACGGCCTATATCGTCACCAAACACGCGGTCCAGGCCTTCACGGAATGCCTTTACCTGGAGTTGCAGCTCAAGGGCGCGCAGATTCAGGTCAGCTCCATCATCCCGGGCATGGTGAAGACCCGCATCTTCAACGACGCCCGACCGGCCGCCGATCCGCAGGCGGCCCGTCACCAGGAGGTCATGCGCCAATCCATGGACGCCTACGGGATGGATCTGGGCGAAGCCTGCCAGGTCATCCTTGAGCAGGTCGCCGATGGCGCTTTCTGGGTTTCCACCCAGCCGGACATGACCCAGAGCATCGCGGGCAATCGCGCCCGTTTCCTGACTGAGCGGGAGGCGCCGGCATTGACGGCTGAAACTCGCGCCCTGCTGGACGCCTGA
- a CDS encoding FAD-binding protein, producing MTEPWEEAWWPGDIRQPARLDEASEAGWSHETDVVVVGFGGAGVCAALEARQGGCEVLALDRFEGGGATRINGGVYYAGGGTATQVEAGVEDTADNMFDYLRQEVQGVVSDETLARFCRESIADHAWLAAQGVCFNARLYEKKTSYPPTDYYLYHSDSSLAQSYAAKARPAARGHRVYMPAENKADGYGKGFFDPLRNAALRSGVKVLTQTTVEALILDDHGRVAGLEARQALTDAPSARQRLKLISSIKGLTSVPPVMPGAAWMARKADKLRLKLRRIDEAEGRILRIRARSGVVIAAGGHVFNREMIRAFSPDYAKGLPLGTPGDDGSGVALGLTAGGAMTGMERISAWRFINPPFSWARAPMVNSTGARFIDETLYGAAVGKAMCDGRDGKAWVILDRPLMIAARREASAVGVLPFQKWPALAAMRLGRKKAQSLEGLARQCGFDATVFKQAIAQHNEVAEGRQADPFDKRSSDAAALTSGPFYAVDVSIDAAFFPLPTLTLGGLKVDEATGQVLRSDGTGVAGLYAAGRSALGICSNLYVSGLSVADCVFSGRRAAKSLTSDAG from the coding sequence ATGACGGAGCCGTGGGAGGAAGCCTGGTGGCCGGGCGATATTCGCCAGCCGGCGCGATTGGACGAGGCTTCGGAGGCAGGCTGGAGCCACGAGACGGACGTGGTGGTCGTGGGGTTTGGCGGGGCCGGCGTCTGCGCTGCGCTTGAGGCCCGCCAGGGCGGATGCGAGGTTCTCGCGCTCGACCGATTCGAGGGGGGCGGGGCGACCCGTATCAACGGCGGCGTCTATTATGCCGGCGGCGGCACCGCGACGCAGGTCGAAGCGGGGGTCGAGGACACGGCCGACAACATGTTCGACTATCTGCGCCAGGAGGTTCAGGGCGTCGTGAGCGACGAGACCCTGGCCCGCTTCTGCCGCGAGAGCATCGCCGACCACGCCTGGCTGGCGGCGCAAGGCGTGTGCTTTAATGCCCGTCTCTATGAGAAGAAGACCTCCTATCCGCCGACGGACTACTATCTCTATCACTCCGACAGTTCCCTGGCGCAGTCCTACGCGGCGAAGGCCCGTCCTGCGGCGCGGGGACACCGCGTCTACATGCCGGCGGAAAACAAGGCTGACGGCTACGGCAAGGGCTTCTTCGATCCCTTGCGGAACGCGGCCCTTCGCTCCGGCGTCAAAGTCCTGACCCAGACGACGGTCGAGGCCTTGATCCTGGACGATCATGGGCGGGTGGCGGGGCTGGAGGCGCGGCAAGCGCTGACCGATGCGCCCTCGGCCCGTCAACGATTGAAGCTGATTTCGAGCATCAAGGGCCTGACTTCCGTGCCGCCGGTCATGCCCGGCGCCGCCTGGATGGCGCGCAAGGCCGACAAGCTGCGCCTGAAGTTGCGGCGCATCGATGAAGCCGAGGGGCGGATTCTGAGGATTCGCGCGCGCAGCGGCGTGGTCATCGCGGCCGGCGGTCACGTTTTCAATCGTGAGATGATCCGCGCCTTCTCGCCGGACTACGCCAAGGGCCTGCCCTTGGGGACGCCGGGTGATGACGGCTCGGGCGTTGCGCTCGGTCTGACGGCGGGCGGCGCCATGACCGGCATGGAGCGCATCAGCGCCTGGCGCTTCATCAACCCGCCCTTCTCGTGGGCGAGAGCGCCCATGGTGAATTCCACCGGCGCCCGCTTTATCGACGAGACCCTATATGGGGCCGCCGTGGGCAAGGCCATGTGCGACGGTCGGGACGGCAAGGCCTGGGTCATCCTGGACCGGCCGCTTATGATCGCTGCGCGGCGGGAGGCGAGCGCCGTCGGCGTCTTGCCCTTCCAGAAATGGCCGGCCCTGGCGGCGATGCGACTGGGTCGAAAGAAGGCGCAGAGCCTTGAGGGTCTTGCCCGACAGTGCGGCTTCGATGCGACGGTCTTCAAGCAGGCCATCGCCCAGCACAACGAGGTCGCCGAGGGGCGGCAGGCCGATCCTTTTGACAAACGATCTTCGGATGCCGCCGCCCTGACTTCCGGCCCTTTCTACGCCGTGGACGTCTCCATCGATGCGGCCTTCTTCCCCCTGCCGACGCTGACGCTGGGCGGCCTGAAGGTGGACGAGGCGACGGGTCAGGTGCTGAGGTCGGACGGCACGGGCGTTGCTGGGCTTTACGCCGCCGGACGCTCCGCCCTCGGGATCTGCTCCAACCTCTACGTGAGCGGCCTGTCAGTGGCGGATTGCGTCTTCTCGGGTCGGAGAGCTGCGAAATCCCTCACATCCGACGCGGGTTGA
- a CDS encoding CaiB/BaiF CoA-transferase family protein: protein MTSGASASAPVGPLEGLKVLDLSKVLAGPWTTQIFGDLGADVVKVELPGGGDETRRWGPPFLDDGSGDAAYYLAANRNKRAIAIDLSTKDGADLVRRLAADSDILVENFKVGALERYGLDYAALSAINPRLIYCSITGFGQDGPHAQRGGYDFLVQGMSGLMSVTGFPDDQGGAPTKVGVPVSDLFTGLYAAIAVLAAVQHRARTGEGQHVDCALLDTQLCLLANQASNWLNGGMTPGRLGNEHPNVVPYQDFATSDGHVLVAIGTDRQFRDFCTLIGLPEVGTDPRFVNNSGRSINRRALQELFGPAIACWTAADLLAAMKANNLPGGPVNSVPEALSDPQVAAHDLIQTMDRDGQAVKTIAFPARLSRSPATYRRPPPIRAADTRAVLTERLGLTHEEIAEFAQRGVIEEAAE, encoded by the coding sequence ATGACCAGCGGCGCATCAGCCTCCGCGCCCGTCGGCCCGCTCGAAGGCCTCAAGGTCCTCGACCTCTCGAAGGTTCTGGCCGGTCCCTGGACCACCCAGATCTTCGGCGATCTCGGCGCTGACGTGGTCAAGGTGGAGCTTCCCGGCGGCGGCGACGAGACGCGCCGCTGGGGCCCGCCCTTCCTGGACGACGGCTCGGGCGACGCCGCCTACTACCTCGCGGCCAACCGCAACAAGCGCGCCATTGCGATCGACCTGTCCACTAAGGACGGCGCCGACCTGGTCCGTCGTCTGGCCGCCGACAGCGACATTCTGGTCGAGAATTTCAAGGTCGGCGCGCTTGAGCGCTATGGCCTCGACTACGCCGCCCTCTCCGCCATCAATCCCAGATTGATCTACTGCTCGATCACCGGCTTTGGGCAGGACGGCCCCCACGCCCAGCGCGGCGGTTACGACTTCCTCGTCCAGGGGATGAGCGGGCTGATGAGCGTCACGGGCTTTCCCGACGATCAGGGCGGCGCGCCCACCAAGGTCGGCGTGCCTGTCAGCGATCTCTTCACCGGCCTTTACGCCGCCATCGCCGTCCTCGCCGCGGTCCAGCACAGGGCCCGGACCGGCGAAGGCCAGCATGTCGATTGCGCCCTGCTGGACACCCAGCTCTGCCTCCTGGCCAACCAGGCGTCGAACTGGCTCAACGGCGGCATGACGCCGGGCCGCCTCGGCAACGAGCATCCCAACGTCGTCCCCTATCAGGACTTCGCCACCTCGGACGGCCACGTCCTGGTCGCCATCGGCACCGACCGGCAGTTCCGCGACTTCTGCACCCTGATCGGCCTGCCCGAGGTCGGAACCGACCCGCGCTTCGTCAACAACAGCGGCCGCAGCATCAACCGGCGCGCCCTGCAAGAGCTGTTCGGCCCGGCGATCGCCTGCTGGACCGCCGCCGATCTTCTGGCGGCCATGAAGGCGAACAATCTGCCGGGCGGCCCCGTCAACTCCGTGCCCGAGGCCCTGTCCGACCCGCAGGTCGCAGCGCACGACCTGATCCAGACCATGGATCGAGACGGCCAGGCGGTGAAGACCATCGCCTTCCCGGCGCGCCTGTCACGCAGCCCGGCGACCTATCGCCGACCGCCGCCGATTCGGGCCGCCGACACCCGCGCCGTTCTGACGGAACGCCTCGGGCTGACCCACGAAGAAATTGCAGAATTCGCCCAGAGAGGCGTTATCGAGGAAGCCGCAGAGTGA
- a CDS encoding aldehyde dehydrogenase family protein has protein sequence MTGIPFKGLNLIDGLWRDDGTEFATFSPSELDRQVGTYFAASPAIADEAGDAAHRALDGWSRSNIQTRSDILRKTGDILLAKAQDIGRLLAEEEGKILAEAVGETIRAAQVFHYFAGEALRHPGASLPSLRQGHSVRVDYEPVGVCLIVTPWNFPLAIPAWKIAAALAFGNTCILKPSNFTPGVAVLLAQALETAGLPKGVLNLINGSGRNLVPRLLSRANALSFTGSTAAGRDLLEKAAPTMTKVQLELGGKNPLVVLDDADLDLAVEVALQGTWGQTGQRCTGSSRLIVTEGIHDAFVERLTARVKALKVGHALDAASQMGPVANAGQLAKDKEFIQSALDDGCELVAGGTEVDTGHRGHYLAPTLFIGTRNDMLLNREEVFGPVAGVIKVSDLDEAIATARDCELALSSGICTTNLSAAERFRRRSPAGMVMINAPTAGIEYHVPFGGRAPSGYGGAEQGTAAADFFTEVKTTYTNHGEV, from the coding sequence GTGACCGGAATTCCCTTCAAGGGCCTGAACCTGATCGACGGCCTCTGGCGCGACGACGGAACCGAGTTCGCCACCTTCAGCCCGTCGGAACTCGATCGCCAGGTCGGAACCTACTTCGCCGCCTCGCCTGCCATAGCCGACGAAGCGGGTGATGCCGCCCACCGCGCGCTGGACGGCTGGAGCCGGTCCAATATCCAGACCCGCTCGGACATCTTGCGCAAGACCGGCGACATTCTGCTGGCCAAGGCCCAAGACATCGGCCGCCTGCTCGCCGAGGAGGAGGGCAAGATCCTGGCGGAAGCGGTGGGCGAGACCATCCGCGCAGCTCAAGTCTTCCACTACTTCGCCGGCGAAGCCCTGCGCCATCCGGGCGCCTCGCTGCCCAGTCTTCGCCAGGGCCACAGCGTGCGGGTCGACTACGAACCCGTCGGCGTCTGCCTGATCGTCACCCCGTGGAACTTCCCCCTCGCCATCCCGGCCTGGAAGATCGCCGCGGCTCTGGCGTTCGGAAACACCTGCATTCTGAAGCCGTCCAACTTCACCCCCGGGGTCGCCGTCCTGCTCGCCCAGGCTCTTGAAACGGCAGGCCTGCCGAAAGGCGTGCTGAACCTCATCAACGGATCAGGTCGCAATCTCGTCCCTCGCCTGCTGAGCCGCGCGAACGCCCTGTCTTTCACCGGATCGACCGCCGCCGGTCGCGACCTGCTGGAAAAGGCCGCCCCGACCATGACCAAGGTGCAGTTGGAGTTAGGCGGAAAGAACCCTCTGGTCGTGCTCGACGACGCCGACCTCGACCTGGCGGTGGAGGTCGCGCTTCAGGGCACCTGGGGTCAAACCGGCCAGCGGTGCACGGGGTCGTCGCGTCTGATCGTCACCGAAGGCATACATGACGCCTTCGTCGAACGCCTGACCGCCAGGGTAAAGGCCCTGAAGGTCGGCCACGCCCTCGACGCAGCGTCGCAGATGGGCCCCGTCGCCAACGCCGGACAACTGGCCAAGGACAAGGAGTTCATCCAGTCCGCCCTCGACGACGGCTGCGAACTCGTCGCCGGCGGCACAGAGGTCGATACCGGCCATCGCGGCCACTACCTGGCCCCCACCCTGTTCATCGGCACGCGCAACGACATGCTCCTGAACCGTGAGGAGGTGTTCGGGCCGGTCGCGGGCGTCATCAAGGTCAGCGATCTGGACGAGGCCATCGCCACGGCGCGCGACTGCGAACTGGCCCTGTCCTCAGGCATCTGCACCACCAACCTGAGCGCCGCCGAACGTTTCCGCCGCCGCTCGCCGGCAGGCATGGTGATGATCAACGCCCCAACCGCGGGCATCGAATATCACGTCCCGTTCGGCGGCCGCGCGCCGTCCGGCTACGGCGGGGCCGAACAGGGCACGGCGGCGGCTGACTTCTTCACCGAGGTGAAGACCACCTACACCAACCACGGGGAGGTTTGA
- a CDS encoding TetR/AcrR family transcriptional regulator, translating into MTRTRLSAADRRTDILAGARRAYARHGLNASSQQLAAEAGVSEALVFRHFGSKLGLYKAVLRDLIEDQNAAYEAMGLTGTGAQGLTAMLTTYFRACLEGRQATHAERIRIIFANLAAEGDFARMTYRRAVRLGMQPLQTALDQARADGDLTGLPISPSNVIMLLEHIGSMITLASGPGQPIGSYDGSHDERLRQLIWFAGRGIGLSEDALIAHTPAALLTESEDTPD; encoded by the coding sequence ATGACCCGCACGCGCCTCTCAGCCGCCGACCGGCGCACCGACATCCTCGCAGGGGCCCGGCGCGCCTACGCCCGGCACGGTCTCAACGCCTCCTCCCAGCAACTGGCTGCCGAGGCCGGCGTGTCGGAGGCGCTCGTCTTTCGTCACTTCGGCAGCAAGCTCGGCCTCTACAAGGCGGTTCTGCGAGACCTGATCGAAGATCAGAACGCGGCCTACGAGGCCATGGGCCTGACCGGCACGGGCGCCCAGGGCCTGACCGCCATGCTCACGACCTATTTTCGCGCCTGCCTGGAAGGCAGACAAGCAACCCATGCCGAGCGGATCAGGATCATCTTCGCCAACCTGGCCGCCGAAGGCGACTTCGCACGCATGACCTACCGCCGCGCCGTCCGCCTCGGCATGCAGCCCTTGCAGACGGCCCTGGATCAGGCGCGCGCCGACGGGGACCTGACCGGCCTGCCCATTTCCCCCTCCAATGTGATCATGCTGCTCGAGCACATCGGCTCGATGATCACCCTGGCGTCCGGCCCGGGCCAGCCCATCGGTAGCTATGACGGCTCACACGACGAGCGCCTGCGCCAGCTGATCTGGTTCGCCGGTCGCGGCATCGGCTTGAGCGAAGACGCCCTCATCGCCCACACGCCCGCAGCGCTGCTGACAGAGAGCGAAGACACCCCAGATTGA
- a CDS encoding alpha/beta hydrolase, whose protein sequence is MSSQMDPQLAAILQHAPPYPGARAIPLEELRAYIRQTAVDAPRYPAPLAEVGDIRILGPVSGQLTLRHYRPVGQGPWPVTLFFHGGGFVMGDLNSQDMICRALAAAAETIVLSVDYRLAPEHPYPAAAEDAFTALRWAQENAALIGGDASRLAVAGDSAGGVLAAVTAVRARRAGIPLKAQVLFYGAGGYPFDKTPSWAEFKNGALLNADDIDYFWELYLGDVEARGREPDAGPRYADLTGVAPAYALSAELDPTRDDCEDFADRIRAAGGEAVTDRAPGMIHGFLSFLGAVDEAERAIERTAAWLKQRWV, encoded by the coding sequence ATGTCGTCCCAGATGGACCCGCAACTCGCCGCCATCCTGCAGCATGCGCCGCCCTATCCGGGCGCGCGCGCCATCCCGCTGGAGGAACTGCGCGCCTATATCCGCCAGACGGCCGTCGACGCGCCCCGGTATCCGGCCCCGCTCGCCGAGGTGGGCGACATCCGCATTCTCGGTCCCGTCAGCGGGCAGCTCACGCTGCGTCACTATCGTCCGGTCGGTCAGGGGCCCTGGCCCGTGACCCTGTTCTTCCACGGCGGGGGCTTCGTAATGGGGGATCTGAATAGCCAGGACATGATCTGCCGCGCCCTGGCCGCAGCCGCGGAGACGATCGTCCTCTCGGTCGACTATCGTCTGGCGCCGGAACACCCCTATCCTGCGGCGGCCGAGGACGCCTTCACCGCCCTGCGCTGGGCGCAGGAGAACGCGGCTCTGATCGGAGGCGACGCCTCGCGTCTGGCGGTGGCAGGCGACAGCGCCGGCGGCGTTCTGGCGGCTGTCACTGCGGTCAGGGCCCGGAGGGCGGGCATCCCCCTGAAAGCTCAGGTCCTGTTCTACGGGGCAGGCGGATATCCGTTCGACAAGACACCCTCATGGGCGGAGTTCAAGAACGGCGCCCTGCTGAACGCCGACGACATCGACTACTTCTGGGAGCTCTACCTCGGCGATGTCGAGGCCAGGGGCCGCGAGCCGGATGCAGGGCCGCGTTACGCCGACCTGACAGGGGTGGCGCCGGCCTACGCGCTCTCCGCCGAACTGGATCCGACCCGGGACGATTGTGAGGATTTCGCCGATCGCATTCGCGCGGCGGGGGGAGAGGCGGTCACGGACCGGGCGCCCGGCATGATCCACGGCTTCCTGTCCTTTTTGGGCGCTGTCGACGAGGCTGAACGCGCCATCGAACGTACCGCCGCTTGGCTGAAACAGCGCTGGGTCTGA
- a CDS encoding FAD-dependent oxidoreductase, with the protein MEQCDVLVVGSGAGALSAAVRAMDHGLTVVLIEKASEWGGTSALSGGALWLPANGQIEGDEAQVAASYMRACIGEAASEDRLSAYVERVPATLDFLSSVGIKLQANTEYPDYRQDHAGATPGGRTMDPQPFDGGLLGEHFHTLRDQLPFMKVFGRISLSNPEGRMLSRRRKGWVGLLLRMTCAYWLDIPWRLKTKRGRRLTMGSSLVAPLGKAFLDRQGRIRLNHRLTSLMRAESGRLVAEVSTPDGVRQIDAGAVILGAGGFEHSAELRAAYLPPAAGVDHSASPPGQNTGDALTAAVALGAGTENLGNAWWAPSMRGPMGDREDAVYVLFMERAFPGGLILNKEGRRFANEAKSYNDFGLDMIADQQKTGGSSDVWMIFDADFRDRYMVGPLMAGSITPDARLPKHWLGRVYHRAPTLEALAQEIGLPAAAVVESISRFNADAQRGEDPEFGRGGNVYDRYFGDEAFPNPNVAPVAQAPFYAVRIVLGDLGTNGGLKTDADGAVLAADGGRIPGLFAVGNTAASVMGASYPGAGGTLGPAVSFGLAAADAAAAATNHRSI; encoded by the coding sequence GTGGAGCAATGCGACGTTCTGGTGGTCGGCAGCGGAGCAGGGGCGCTTTCCGCCGCGGTCCGCGCCATGGACCACGGACTGACGGTCGTCCTGATTGAGAAGGCGTCGGAGTGGGGCGGAACTTCGGCCCTTTCGGGCGGGGCCCTGTGGTTGCCGGCCAACGGCCAGATTGAGGGCGATGAGGCTCAGGTCGCCGCCTCCTACATGCGAGCCTGCATCGGAGAGGCAGCGTCCGAAGACCGCTTGAGCGCCTATGTCGAGCGCGTCCCGGCGACGCTGGATTTTCTGTCAAGCGTCGGAATCAAGCTGCAGGCCAATACTGAGTATCCCGACTATCGTCAGGATCATGCGGGGGCGACGCCGGGCGGGCGCACCATGGACCCGCAGCCGTTCGACGGCGGACTTCTGGGCGAGCATTTCCACACCCTGCGCGACCAGCTGCCCTTCATGAAGGTGTTCGGCCGCATTTCGTTGTCCAATCCCGAAGGCCGCATGCTGTCCCGACGGCGAAAGGGCTGGGTCGGTCTGCTGTTGCGCATGACATGCGCCTACTGGCTGGATATCCCCTGGCGCCTGAAGACGAAGCGCGGGCGCCGTTTGACCATGGGCTCATCCCTGGTGGCGCCCCTGGGAAAGGCCTTCCTGGATCGTCAGGGACGCATTCGCCTCAATCATCGTCTCACCTCACTGATGCGGGCGGAGAGCGGCCGGCTCGTGGCGGAGGTCTCTACGCCGGATGGCGTCCGCCAGATCGACGCTGGCGCGGTCATTCTGGGAGCCGGGGGCTTTGAACATTCGGCGGAACTGCGCGCCGCCTACCTGCCGCCAGCGGCTGGGGTCGACCACAGCGCTTCACCGCCTGGACAGAACACCGGCGATGCCCTGACGGCGGCTGTGGCGCTCGGCGCCGGAACCGAGAATCTGGGCAACGCCTGGTGGGCGCCGTCCATGCGGGGCCCCATGGGGGACCGCGAGGACGCCGTCTATGTGCTGTTCATGGAGCGAGCCTTCCCCGGCGGACTGATCCTCAACAAAGAGGGGCGTCGCTTCGCTAACGAGGCCAAGTCCTACAACGACTTCGGCCTGGACATGATTGCGGACCAGCAGAAGACCGGCGGATCGTCGGACGTCTGGATGATCTTCGACGCGGATTTCCGCGACCGATACATGGTGGGCCCGCTGATGGCGGGCAGCATCACGCCGGACGCGCGTCTGCCGAAGCATTGGCTGGGGCGGGTCTATCATCGCGCTCCGACCCTCGAGGCGCTGGCCCAAGAGATAGGCTTGCCCGCCGCTGCGGTGGTGGAGAGCATATCGCGCTTCAACGCCGATGCGCAGCGGGGCGAAGACCCTGAATTCGGGCGAGGCGGCAATGTCTATGATCGCTATTTCGGCGACGAAGCCTTCCCCAATCCGAACGTGGCGCCCGTGGCGCAGGCGCCCTTCTACGCTGTTCGCATTGTCCTGGGGGACCTGGGCACCAATGGCGGACTGAAGACGGATGCGGACGGCGCCGTCCTTGCGGCTGACGGCGGACGCATTCCCGGCCTCTTCGCGGTCGGCAATACGGCCGCCTCCGTCATGGGGGCCTCCTATCCCGGGGCCGGCGGCACGCTGGGGCCTGCGGTCTCCTTCGGCCTCGCTGCTGCGGACGCGGCCGCCGCCGCCACCAATCACAGGAGCATTTGA
- a CDS encoding acyl-CoA/acyl-ACP dehydrogenase, translating into MDFQLTADQTALRDAARAFARGEMASVGLEVERTNEPLSKDWKKKLGEMGFMGINISQEYGGLGLGALEALLVLEEFGKIHTGMAFPIFESSVGPVKVIEHMGSEVLKQRILPAVCRGEHVVAIAMSEPDAGTALTDLTARGEIKGDKIVLNGLKRWSSGGGRSDGYLVYCKLSDAPGAKGIGAVYVDHDTPGLSFGSREMLMGFRGVYSADIILDNVEVPLENLVAPAGGFPDLMGAFCLERCGNATMSLAIAAAAYEDILDYVQERHAFSKPLVDFQAVQMKIAEIAMQVEASRLLIHRAVAGVGQGFPSVVDSSMAKCFANEMVRDVTSKAMQLMGGYGYSKEYPAEQRFRDAWGWGIAGGSIDIQKINIASALVGRRFNQRAK; encoded by the coding sequence ATGGATTTCCAACTCACAGCAGATCAGACTGCCCTGCGCGATGCGGCGAGAGCCTTCGCCCGTGGTGAAATGGCCTCGGTCGGCCTTGAGGTCGAACGCACCAACGAGCCCCTCTCCAAGGACTGGAAGAAGAAGCTCGGCGAGATGGGCTTCATGGGGATCAACATCTCCCAGGAATACGGCGGCCTCGGCCTCGGCGCCCTGGAAGCCCTTCTGGTGCTGGAGGAGTTCGGCAAGATTCACACCGGGATGGCCTTCCCGATCTTTGAAAGCAGCGTCGGCCCGGTCAAGGTGATCGAGCATATGGGCTCAGAGGTGCTGAAGCAGCGCATCCTGCCCGCTGTCTGCCGCGGCGAACACGTCGTCGCCATCGCCATGTCAGAACCGGACGCCGGCACGGCCCTGACCGACCTGACCGCCCGTGGCGAGATCAAGGGCGACAAGATCGTCCTGAACGGCCTCAAGCGCTGGTCCAGCGGCGGCGGACGTTCCGACGGCTACCTCGTCTATTGCAAGCTCAGCGACGCCCCCGGCGCCAAGGGTATCGGCGCGGTCTATGTCGACCATGACACGCCTGGCCTGTCGTTCGGCTCGCGCGAAATGCTGATGGGTTTCCGCGGCGTCTACAGCGCCGACATCATCCTCGACAACGTGGAGGTCCCGCTCGAAAATCTCGTCGCGCCCGCCGGCGGCTTCCCCGACCTGATGGGCGCCTTCTGTCTGGAGCGTTGCGGCAACGCCACCATGTCCCTGGCCATCGCCGCCGCCGCCTACGAGGACATCCTCGACTACGTCCAGGAACGCCACGCCTTCTCCAAGCCCCTGGTCGACTTCCAGGCGGTGCAGATGAAGATCGCCGAGATAGCCATGCAGGTCGAGGCCTCGCGCCTGCTGATCCACCGCGCCGTCGCGGGCGTGGGCCAGGGCTTCCCCAGCGTGGTCGACAGCTCGATGGCCAAGTGCTTCGCCAATGAAATGGTCCGCGATGTGACCAGCAAGGCCATGCAACTGATGGGCGGCTACGGCTACTCCAAGGAATACCCGGCCGAGCAGCGTTTCCGCGACGCCTGGGGTTGGGGCATCGCCGGCGGATCGATCGACATCCAGAAGATCAATATCGCCTCGGCACTGGTAGGCCGCCGGTTCAACCAGCGCGCCAAATGA